Proteins co-encoded in one Klebsiella michiganensis genomic window:
- a CDS encoding maltodextrin phosphorylase, translating to MNAPFSYASPTLSVEALKHSIAYKLMFTVGKDPAIANKHEWLNATLFAVRDRLVERWLRSNRAQLSQEVRQVYYLSMEFLIGRTLSNALLSLGIYEDVKNALEEMGLDLEELIDEENDPGLGNGGLGRLAACFLDSLATLGLPGRGYGIRYDYGMFKQNIVDGRQKESPDYWLEYGNPWEFKRHNTRYKVRFGGRIQQEGKKARWVETEEILAVAYDQIIPGYDTDATNTLRLWNAQASSEINLGKFNQGDYFAAVEDKNHSENVSRVLYPDDSTYSGRELRLRQEYFLVSSTMQDILSRHYQLHKTYANLADKIAIHLNDTHPVLSIPELMRLLIDEHKFEWEEAFEVTCQVFSYTNHTLMSEALETWPVDMLGKILPRHLQIIFEINDYFLKTLQEQYPNDTGLLGRASIIDESNGRRVRMAWLAVVVSHKVNGVSELHSNLMVQSLFADYASIFPMRFSNKTNGVTPRRWLALANPALSEVLDENIGQTWRTDLSQLNDLKQHIDYPTVHQAVRKAKLANKKRLATYIGQQLNVVVNPDALFDVQIKRIHEYKRQLMNVLHVIARYNRIKADPEAEWVPRVNIFAGKAASAYYMAKHIIHLINDVAEVINNDPLVKDKLKVVFIPNYSVSLAQLIIPAADLSEQISLAGTEASGTSNMKFALNGALTIGTLDGANVEMLDHVGKDNIFIFGNTAEEVEALRSKGYNPREYYEKDEELRQVLTQIATGAFSPGEPGRYRDLVDSLINFGDHYQVLADYRSYVDCQDKVDEVYRQPEEWTIRTMHNIANMGYFSSDRTIQEYADEIWHIKPVRL from the coding sequence ATGAACGCACCCTTTTCCTATGCATCACCCACGCTGAGCGTCGAGGCGCTTAAACACTCGATTGCCTATAAGCTGATGTTTACGGTGGGGAAAGACCCTGCCATCGCCAATAAACACGAGTGGCTTAACGCCACGCTCTTTGCCGTGCGCGACAGGCTGGTGGAGCGCTGGCTGCGTTCCAACCGCGCCCAGCTCTCGCAGGAAGTCCGTCAGGTTTACTACCTGTCGATGGAGTTTCTTATCGGGCGCACGTTGTCGAACGCGCTGCTTTCCCTCGGCATTTATGAAGATGTGAAGAACGCCCTCGAAGAGATGGGGCTGGACCTGGAAGAGTTGATTGATGAGGAGAACGACCCCGGCCTTGGCAACGGTGGTCTGGGGCGCCTCGCCGCCTGTTTCCTCGATTCGCTGGCCACTCTGGGGCTGCCGGGGCGTGGCTACGGCATTCGCTACGACTACGGGATGTTCAAGCAGAATATCGTCGATGGCCGCCAAAAAGAGTCGCCGGATTACTGGCTCGAATACGGTAACCCGTGGGAGTTTAAGCGCCACAATACGCGCTATAAGGTGCGTTTCGGTGGGCGTATACAGCAGGAAGGAAAAAAGGCTCGCTGGGTCGAAACCGAAGAGATCCTCGCGGTAGCCTATGACCAGATTATTCCGGGCTACGACACCGATGCGACTAACACGTTAAGGCTGTGGAACGCTCAGGCGAGCAGCGAGATCAACCTCGGTAAGTTTAACCAGGGCGATTACTTCGCGGCGGTGGAAGATAAAAACCACTCTGAAAACGTGTCCCGCGTGCTTTATCCCGATGACTCCACCTATTCGGGGCGCGAGCTTCGCCTGCGTCAGGAGTATTTCCTGGTCTCGTCCACCATGCAGGACATCCTGAGCCGCCACTATCAGCTGCATAAAACCTACGCCAACCTTGCGGATAAAATTGCGATTCACCTGAATGACACTCACCCGGTACTGTCGATTCCGGAGCTGATGCGGCTGCTGATTGACGAGCATAAGTTTGAATGGGAAGAGGCGTTCGAGGTGACCTGTCAGGTCTTCTCATACACCAACCACACGCTGATGAGCGAGGCGCTGGAAACCTGGCCGGTAGACATGCTCGGCAAGATCCTGCCGCGCCATCTGCAGATAATCTTTGAGATTAACGACTACTTCCTGAAAACCCTGCAGGAGCAGTACCCGAACGATACCGGGCTGCTGGGCAGGGCATCTATTATCGATGAATCCAACGGCAGGCGCGTGCGTATGGCCTGGCTCGCGGTGGTGGTCAGCCACAAGGTGAATGGCGTGTCGGAACTGCACTCCAACCTGATGGTGCAATCCCTGTTTGCCGACTACGCCAGTATCTTCCCGATGCGTTTTAGTAACAAAACGAACGGCGTAACGCCGCGTCGCTGGCTCGCGCTGGCGAACCCTGCGTTGTCTGAAGTACTGGATGAGAATATCGGGCAGACCTGGCGGACCGACTTAAGCCAGCTGAACGACCTGAAGCAGCATATCGACTACCCGACGGTGCATCAGGCGGTGCGCAAGGCCAAGCTCGCCAATAAAAAACGGCTGGCGACGTATATCGGGCAGCAGCTCAACGTGGTGGTGAACCCGGATGCTTTGTTCGACGTGCAGATTAAGCGCATTCACGAATATAAGCGCCAGCTTATGAACGTACTGCATGTGATCGCCCGCTATAACCGCATCAAGGCCGATCCGGAGGCGGAGTGGGTGCCCCGCGTGAATATTTTTGCCGGTAAAGCGGCGTCGGCCTACTACATGGCGAAGCATATTATTCATCTCATCAACGACGTCGCGGAGGTGATCAACAACGATCCGCTGGTCAAAGATAAGCTGAAAGTAGTGTTTATCCCTAACTACAGCGTCAGTCTCGCCCAGCTGATTATCCCGGCAGCCGATCTCTCGGAGCAAATATCGCTGGCGGGAACCGAGGCTTCCGGCACCAGTAACATGAAGTTTGCCCTGAACGGGGCGCTGACTATCGGCACGCTGGATGGCGCCAACGTTGAAATGCTCGATCACGTCGGCAAGGACAACATCTTTATTTTTGGCAATACCGCAGAAGAGGTGGAGGCGCTCCGCAGTAAGGGCTACAACCCTCGGGAGTATTACGAGAAGGATGAAGAGCTACGCCAGGTGCTGACGCAAATCGCGACGGGGGCATTCAGCCCCGGAGAGCCGGGGCGTTAT
- the glgA gene encoding glycogen synthase (catalyzes the formation of alpha-1,4-glucan chains from ADP-glucose), protein MQVLHVCSEMFPLLKTGGLADVLGALPAAQIAGGVDTRVLLPAFPDVRRGIEDIQVVAHRQTFAGAMRLLYGHYNGVGVYLIDAPHLYERPGSPYHDTNQFAYQDNVLRFALLGWVGAEMACGLDPFWHPDVVHAHDWHAGLAPAYLEVRGRPAKSVFTVHNLAYQGMFYAHHLSEIDLPWWVYDMNGLEFHGQISYLKAGLYYADHITAVSPTYAREITDPHFAYGMEGLLRQRQREGRLSGILNGVDDKIWNPESDLLLASRYNRDSLEEKAENKRQLQVAMGLKVNDKVPLFAVVSRLTNQKGLDLVLEALPGLLEQGGQLALLGAGDSVLQEGFLAAAAEHPGQVGVQIGYHEAFSHRIMGGADVILVPSRFEPCGLTQLYGLKYGTLPLVRRTGGLADTVSDTSLENLADGVATGFVFEDSNAWSLLRAIRRAFVLWSRPSLWRFVQRQAMNMDFSWQVAAQSYRDLYQRLM, encoded by the coding sequence ATGCAGGTCTTACATGTCTGTTCCGAGATGTTTCCTTTACTGAAGACAGGCGGTCTGGCGGATGTCCTGGGCGCTTTGCCAGCGGCACAGATTGCCGGGGGCGTCGATACGCGCGTCCTGCTGCCCGCTTTTCCGGATGTGCGCCGAGGAATCGAAGATATCCAGGTGGTTGCCCACCGACAGACGTTCGCGGGTGCCATGCGCCTGCTCTACGGCCACTACAACGGCGTTGGCGTTTACCTGATTGACGCCCCCCATCTTTATGAACGCCCGGGAAGCCCATACCACGACACCAACCAGTTTGCTTATCAGGACAACGTGCTGCGCTTTGCGCTGCTTGGCTGGGTTGGGGCGGAAATGGCCTGTGGCCTGGATCCTTTCTGGCATCCGGATGTGGTGCATGCTCACGACTGGCACGCCGGGCTGGCTCCGGCCTACCTCGAAGTACGCGGACGGCCAGCGAAGTCAGTATTTACCGTACATAACCTCGCCTATCAGGGAATGTTCTATGCCCATCACTTAAGTGAAATCGATTTGCCGTGGTGGGTCTACGACATGAACGGGCTGGAATTCCACGGGCAGATTTCGTACCTGAAGGCCGGCCTTTACTATGCCGACCACATCACCGCCGTCAGCCCAACCTATGCGCGGGAGATTACCGATCCGCACTTTGCCTATGGCATGGAAGGGCTGCTGCGCCAGCGCCAGCGTGAAGGGCGTCTGTCGGGCATTTTAAACGGCGTGGACGATAAGATTTGGAACCCGGAAAGCGATCTGCTGCTGGCCTCACGGTATAACCGCGATTCACTGGAGGAGAAAGCTGAAAACAAACGCCAGCTGCAGGTGGCTATGGGGCTGAAGGTCAACGATAAAGTTCCGCTGTTCGCGGTGGTCAGTCGGTTAACCAACCAAAAAGGGCTGGATCTGGTGCTTGAGGCACTGCCTGGATTGCTGGAGCAGGGCGGCCAGCTGGCGCTGCTGGGCGCCGGGGATTCCGTGCTGCAGGAAGGCTTCCTGGCGGCGGCGGCTGAACATCCCGGCCAGGTCGGCGTCCAGATTGGCTATCACGAGGCATTCTCTCACCGCATCATGGGCGGTGCCGACGTGATTTTAGTCCCGAGCCGCTTTGAGCCCTGCGGCTTAACGCAGCTCTACGGCCTGAAATATGGCACGTTGCCGCTGGTGCGGCGAACCGGTGGCCTTGCCGATACCGTGTCTGATACTTCTCTTGAGAATCTGGCTGACGGTGTGGCAACCGGTTTTGTATTTGAAGACAGTAATGCCTGGTCGCTGCTCCGTGCGATCCGGCGTGCTTTCGTGCTGTGGTCCCGCCCGTCGCTGTGGCGTTTTGTGCAGCGGCAGGCAATGAATATGGATTTTAGCTGGCAGGTAGCGGCGCAGTCATACCGCGACCTTTATCAACGCTTGATGTAA
- the glgC gene encoding glucose-1-phosphate adenylyltransferase (catalyzes the formation of ADP-glucose and diphosphate from ATP and alpha-D-glucose 1-phosphate): MVRFEKNDPLMLARQLPIKSVALILAGGRGTRLKDLTSTRAKPAVHFGGKFRIIDFALSNCINSGIRRIGVITQYQSHTLVQHIQRGWSFFSEEMNEFVDLLPAQQRVHGENWYRGTADAVTQNLDIIRRYDAEYVVILAGDHIYKQDYSRMLIDHVEKGARCTVACMPVPVQEASAFGVMAVDADEKIIDFVEKPENPPTMPNDSSKSLASMGIYIFDADYLFRLLEEDDQDENSSHDFGKDIIPKITRAGEAYAHPFPLSCVQSDPNAEPYWRDVGTLEAYWKANLDLASVMPELDMYDQAWPIRTHMEPLPPAKFVQDRSGSHGMTLNSLVSGGCIISGSVVVQSVLFPRVRINSFCNIDSSVLLPDVIVGRSCRLRRCIIDRACVIPEGMVVGENAEEDARRFYRSEEGIVLVTREMLAKLQG, translated from the coding sequence ATGGTCAGGTTTGAGAAAAACGATCCGCTGATGCTGGCCCGCCAGTTGCCCATCAAATCCGTTGCGTTAATTCTGGCCGGTGGCCGCGGGACTCGGCTGAAGGATCTCACGTCGACGCGCGCCAAGCCTGCGGTCCATTTTGGCGGCAAGTTCCGCATTATTGATTTTGCGTTGTCCAACTGCATTAATTCCGGTATTCGCCGCATTGGGGTGATAACTCAGTATCAATCGCACACCCTGGTGCAGCATATCCAGCGCGGCTGGTCTTTTTTTAGCGAAGAGATGAACGAGTTTGTGGATTTGCTCCCCGCCCAGCAGCGTGTGCACGGTGAGAACTGGTATCGCGGGACGGCGGATGCCGTAACCCAGAACCTCGACATTATTCGCCGCTACGACGCCGAATATGTAGTGATCCTGGCCGGGGACCACATCTACAAGCAGGACTATTCGCGCATGCTTATCGATCACGTCGAGAAGGGCGCGCGCTGCACCGTTGCCTGCATGCCGGTGCCGGTGCAGGAAGCGTCGGCGTTTGGCGTTATGGCGGTGGACGCTGACGAAAAAATTATCGATTTCGTGGAGAAGCCGGAAAACCCACCCACGATGCCCAACGACAGCAGTAAGTCTCTTGCCAGCATGGGCATTTACATTTTTGATGCGGATTACCTGTTCAGGCTTCTGGAAGAAGATGACCAGGATGAAAACTCCAGCCACGACTTTGGCAAAGACATTATCCCGAAAATTACCCGCGCGGGAGAAGCCTACGCCCACCCGTTCCCGCTCTCCTGCGTACAGTCCGATCCTAACGCCGAACCTTACTGGCGCGATGTGGGTACGCTGGAGGCCTACTGGAAAGCGAACCTTGACCTGGCCTCGGTGATGCCGGAACTGGATATGTATGACCAGGCCTGGCCGATCCGCACCCATATGGAGCCGCTACCGCCCGCTAAATTCGTCCAGGATCGCTCCGGCAGCCACGGTATGACGCTGAATTCGCTGGTGTCCGGCGGCTGCATTATTTCCGGCTCGGTGGTCGTGCAGTCGGTGCTGTTTCCTCGGGTGCGTATCAACTCGTTCTGCAACATCGATTCTTCCGTCCTGCTGCCAGACGTCATTGTTGGGCGTTCCTGTCGATTACGACGCTGCATTATCGACCGCGCCTGCGTGATCCCTGAGGGGATGGTGGTTGGCGAAAATGCCGAAGAGGACGCCCGCCGTTTTTATCGCTCTGAAGAGGGCATTGTACTGGTCACGCGTGAGATGCTGGCGAAGCTGCAGGGCTGA